A portion of the Punica granatum isolate Tunisia-2019 chromosome 7, ASM765513v2, whole genome shotgun sequence genome contains these proteins:
- the LOC116213054 gene encoding uncharacterized protein LOC116213054, giving the protein MDGGAKFVFHLLVVFLALSELVRVDARPVTRTGSLMVHESRVPQHVSSGTSSVTSERANSGTEAISGRRKDIEVNDYPGSGANNRHTPRLQFGRGCINC; this is encoded by the exons ATGGACGGCGGGGCGAAGTTCGTTTTCCATCTGCTCGTGGTCTTTCTCGCATTATCTGAGCTTGTCCGGGTGGACGCCAGGCCGGTTACAA GAACTGGAAGCTTGATGGTGCATGAATCTCGCGTTCCTCAGCACGTTTCATCCGGAACCTCTTCG GTTACATCAGAAAGAGCAAACTCGGGCACAGAGGCCATCAGTGGAAGAAGAAAGGATATAGAGGTGAACGACTACCCAGGGTCAGGGGCAAACAACCGCCATACACCCAGGCTGCAGTTCGGAAGAGGATGCATCAATTGTTAA
- the LOC116214673 gene encoding malate dehydrogenase, chloroplastic-like: MAATSAATLSIGSTVSFGPKAAALQQPKSMGVKLTNLTSFTRFSGLKAAGSVNCEAESSFLGKESNSALRSSFALRAQKQQGRSSHYHLQPQASFKVAILGAAGGIGQPLALLIKMSPLVSTLHLYDIANVKGVAADLSHCNTPSQVVDFTGTSELASSLKGVDVVVIPAGVPRKPGMTRDDLFNINANIVKSLVEAVADNCPEAFIHMISNPVNSTVPIAAEVLKQKGVYDPKKLFGVTTLDVVRANTFVAQKKNLKLIDVDVPVVGGHAGITILPLLSKTRPSVSFTDEEIQELTVRIQNAGTEVVEAKAGAGSATLSMAYAAARFVESSLRALDGDGDVYECSYVQSDLTDLPFFASRVKLSNKGVEALISSDLQGLTEYEQKALDALKPELKASIEKGVTFVQKQAVAA; the protein is encoded by the coding sequence ATGGCAGCGACGTCAGCTGCAACCCTGTCTATCGGGTCAACTGTCTCCTTCGGCCCAAAAGCTGCAGCCCTCCAACAACCAAAGTCCATGGGTGTTAAGCTCACCAACCTGACCTCGTTCACGAGGTTCAGTGGCCTCAAAGCGGCGGGTTCTGTGAACTGTGAAGCGGAGTCGTCGTTCTTGGGAAAGGAGAGTAACTCTGCTCTTAGGAGCTCCTTTGCTCTAAgagcccaaaagcagcaaGGCCGGAGCTCTCACTATCATCTCCAGCCCCAAGCTTCCTTCAAAGTGGCTATCCTCGGAGCTGCTGGAGGAATAGGCCAGCCTCTTGCTCTCCTTATCAAGATGTCTCCGCTAGTCTCCACTCTTCACCTCTATGatattgcaaatgtgaaggGGGTTGCTGCTGATCTCAGCCACTGCAACACTCCCTCTCAAGTAGTCGACTTCACTGGAACCTCCGAGCTAGCGAGCTCCCTGAAAGGAGTAGACGTAGTGGTCATTCCTGCTGGAGTTCCAAGGAAGCCTGGGATGACTCGTGATGATCTTTTCAATATCAATGCTAATATCGTCAAGAGCTTGGTCGAGGCTGTCGCCGATAACTGCCCAGAAGCCTTCATCCACATGATCAGCAACCCTGTCAACTCCACAGTCCCAATCGCTGCAGAGGTTCTGAAGCAGAAGGGTGTTTATGACCCGAAGAAGCTCTTTGGGGTCACAACCCTTGATGTTGTGAGAGCAAACACATTCGTTGCCCAGAAGAAGAACTTGAAACTGATCGACGTGGACGTGCCAGTGGTTGGTGGACATGCTGGAATTACTATCCTGCCCCTACTGTCGAAGACAAGGCCCTCAGTGAGTTTCACTGATGAAGAGATTCAGGAGCTGACTGTGAGGATCCAGAATGCCGGTACTGAGGTTGTGGAGGCGAAGGCTGGCGCAGGTTCTGCCACGCTATCCATGGCGTACGCGGCGGCGCGATTTGTGGAGTCTTCTTTGAGGGCTTTggatggagatggagatgtCTATGAGTGCTCTTATGTTCAGTCAGATCTGACCGACCTCCCATTCTTTGCATCGCGGGTGAAGCTCAGTAACAAAGGGGTTGAAGCTCTCATCTCATCGGACCTCCAGGGCTTGACTGAGTATGAGCAGAAAGCCCTCGATGCGCTTAAACCCGAACTAAAGGCCAGCATAGAGAAAGGTGTCACTTTTGTTCAGAAACAAGCTGTTGCTGCCTAA
- the LOC116214672 gene encoding geranylgeranyl diphosphate reductase, chloroplastic, translating to MASIALKTFTGLRQSSEKTPHFAVQRPTKTHFQKARIVASKTSPKLGNRNLRVAVIGGGPAGGSAAETLAKGGVETFLIERKLDNCKPCGGAIPLCMVGEFDLPLDIIDRKVTKMKMISPSNVAVDIGRTLKPHEYIGMVRREILDAYLRDRAAENGAKVINGLFLKMDLPGDRNAPYLLHYTEYNGTKGGVGEKKTLEVDAVIGADGANSRVAKSIGSGDYEYAIAFQERVRIPEDKMAYYENLAEMYVGDDVSPDFYGWVFPKCDHVAVGTGTVTHKGDIKKFQLATRNRARDKIMGGQIIRVEAHPIPEHPRPRRLSGRVALVGDAAGYVTKCSGEGIYFAAKSGRMCAEAVVEGSENGKRMVEESDLRKYLEKWDKTYWPTYKVLDLLQKVFYRSNPAREAFVEMCADEYVQKMTFDSYLYKTVVPGNPLEDLKLAVNTIGSLVRANALRREMEKLSS from the exons ATGGCCTCAATTGCCCTCAAGACCTTCACCGGACTCCGGCAGAGCTCCGAAAAGACCCCCCATTTCGCCGTCCAGAGGCCCACAAAGACCCACTTCCAGAAGGCCCGCATAGTCGCTTCCAAGACCAGCCCGAAGCTAGGCAACCGCAACCTCCGGGTGGCGGTAATCGGGGGCGGCCCCGCCGGGGGCTCGGCGGCGGAGACACTGGCGAAGGGTGGCGTGGAGACCTTCCTCATTGAGCGGAAGCTCGATAACTGCAAGCCCTGTGGTGGCGCCATCCCACTCTGCATGGTCGGGGAGTTCGACCTGCCGCTCGACATTATCGACCGTAAAGTgacgaagatgaagatgatttCTCCGTCGAACGTGGCGGTCGATATCGGGCGGACCCTGAAGCCGCATGAGTATATCGGGATGGTGAGGAGGGAGATCCTCGATGCTTACCTCAGAGACAGGGCAGCCGAGAATGGAGCTAAG GTGATTAATGGACTGTTCCTGAAAATGGACTTACCGGGAGACCGCAATGCACCGTACTTGCTGCATTACACCGAGTACAACGGGACTAAAGGTGGGGTCGGCGAGAAGAAGACATTGGAAGTTGATGCTGTGATTGGGGCCGATGGGGCGAACTCTAGGGTCGCGAAGTCCATCGGCTCTGGGGATTATGAATATGCTATTGCATTTCAG GAAAGAGTGAGGATCCCAGAGGATAAGATGGCCTACTACGAGAACCTTGCTGAGATGTATGTAGGGGACGACGTCTCCCCCGACTTCTATGGCTGGGTCTTCCCGAAGTGTGACCACGTGGCTGTGGGGACGGGCACAGTAACCCACAAGGGCGACATCAAGAAGTTCCAACTAGCTACACGAAACCGCGCCAGGGACAAGATCATGGGTGGACAGATCATCCGAGTGGAGGCCCACCCCATCCCAGAACACCCCCGGCCTCGTCGACTTTCGGGACGGGTGGCCCTGGTTGGGGACGCTGCTGGGTATGTGACCAAATGCTCTGGGGAAGGGATCTACTTCGCGGCCAAGAGTGGGAGGATGTGTGCTGAGGCGGTCGTGGAAGGATCAGAGAATGGGAAGAGGATGGTGGAGGAGAGCGACCTGAGGAAGTACTTGGAGAAGTGGGACAAGACCTACTGGCCCACTTATAAGGTGCTTGACCTTCTCCAGAAGGTTTTTTACCGATCGAACCCCGCAAGGGAAGCGTTCGTGGAAATGTGTGCGGATGAGTATGTGCAGAAGATGACATTCGACAGTTACTTGTACAAGACGGTCGTACCTGGGAACCCATTGGAGGATCTGAAGCTGGCTGTTAATACGATCGGGAGCTTGGTGAGGGCAAATGCCCTGAGGAGGGAGATGGAGAAGCTTAGCTCATAG
- the LOC116213053 gene encoding GDSL esterase/lipase At1g74460-like has product MTLRSAGALFLIALVFGVAIDWSHCKVVQFIFGDSLSDVGNNQYLSKSLAKANLPWYGIDFGSGVPNGRFCNGRTVADIIGDTMGLPRPPALLDPSLNEDTILENGVNFASGGGGILNETATYFIQRFSLYRQIELFIGTQELIREKLGAKAADKFFQESLYVVALGSNDFINNFLMPVSGDSWTYSDDSFVTYLVQTLQAQITLLHSLGARQLLVFGLGPMGCIPLQRVLSTNGECRDRANKLALSFNQVASQMVDDLTSSLPNASFRFGDAYNVVDDLIKNPSKYGFTNSDSPCCSFGRIRPALTCIPASRLCKDRSKYVFWDEYHPSDSANQLIANEMIRKMGFSRPNLSPAPSMAPAPES; this is encoded by the exons ATGACGCTGAGATCCGCAGGAGCGCTTTTCTTGATCGCTTTGGTGTTTGGGGTCGCCATTGACTGGTCCCACTGCAAGGTCGTGCAGTTCATATTTGGGGACTCGCTCTCGGACGTCGGGAACAACCAGTACCTCTCCAAGAGCCTCGCCAAGGCGAACCTGCCTTGGTACGGTATCGACTTTGGCAGTGGAGTGCCGAATGGAAGGTTCTGCAATGGCCGCACCGTTGCAGATATAATAG GTGACACCATGGGCCTCCCGAGGCCGCCAGCACTTTTGGATCCGTCGCTGAATGAGGATACGATACTGGAAAATGGAGTTAATTTCGCTTCTGGAGGTGGCGGCATATTGAACGAGACGGCCACTTACTTT ATTCAGAGATTTTCTCTGTACAGACAAATCGAGCTGTTCATAGGGACACAGGAGCTCATTAGGGAGAAGCTCGGAGCTAAGGCGGCAGATAAATTCTTCCAGGAATCTCTTTATGTGGTTGCACTGGGCAGCAACGACTTCATCAACAATTTCCTCATGCCGGTGTCAGGTGACTCATGGACGTATAGCGATGACAGTTTCGTCACATATCTAGTGCAAACTCTTCAAGCGCAGATCACA CTACTGCATAGCTTGGGGGCAAGACAATTGCTGGTGTTCGGGCTGGGGCCAATGGGCTGCATACCGCTCCAGCGGGTCCTGAGTACAAACGGCGAATGTCGTGACAGAGCCAACAAGCTGGCTCTGAGCTTCAACCAGGTCGCCAGCCAAATGGTCGATGACTTGACAAGCAGCCTCCCGAATGCCAGCTTTCGATTTGGCGATGCCTACAATGTTGTTGATGACCTCATCAAGAATCCATCCAAATACG GTTTCACCAACTCCGACTCGCCGTGCTGCTCCTTCGGGCGGATCCGGCcagccctaacatgcatcccaGCGTCGAGGCTCTGCAAGGACCGGAGCAAGTACGTATTTTGGGATGAATACCATCCCAGCGACAGCGCCAATCAGCTGATCGCCAATGAGATGATCAGGAAGATGGGATTCTCTCGGCCCAACCTGAGTCCAGCTCCTTCAATGGCTCCTGCGCCCGAAAGTTAG
- the LOC116214671 gene encoding pentatricopeptide repeat-containing protein At3g47530 has protein sequence MRLLWRSFLGRRRSPWLLLFRRRRSSSSVSCLAGSATAASQFPLSLRPPTAAPIYHQDLVSRIKSCTHKTHLLQIHAHLIRTHDLSPSHSLKLYNTLIRAFSMSDSPEEGFRLYREIRRRGIQVDPVSSSFAIKCCVKFQYLFGGVQVHGRILTDGHHRDGLLLATLMNLYSACKRFEDGRKVFDEIPCRDTVSWNVLISCYVRNKRTRDALELFDLMLNADLGCKPDHVTCLHLLQACANLNALEFGEKVHKYIEQNGFGGATNLCHSLISMYSRCGNLEKAYEVFAGMQGKMNVVSWSAWISGLAMNGCGRDAIEAFFEMIRSGVPPDDQTFTGVLSACSHSGLVDEGMMLFEKMSRDFNLLPNIHHYGCMVHLLGRAGLLDQAYELILSMRVRPDSTMWRTLLNACRIHGHVSLGERVVEHLIELKAQEAGDYVLLLNMYSSAGNWDKVTEVRQFMKERGIQTTPGSSTIEFAGVVHEFTVDDISHPRHPEVYAALDEIGQQLRIAGYVPEISSELHNLSVDEKGYHLSYHSEKLAIAFGVLMTPPGKTVRIANNVRICVDCHNFAKVLSSAYNREVVIRDRSRFHHFRGGVCSCEDYW, from the coding sequence ATGAGACTGCTTTGGCGCTCATTCTTAGGCCGCCGACGCTCGCCGTGGCTACTCCTCTTCCGCCGCCGCCGCTCTTCTTCCTCAGTTTCTTGTCTCGCCGGTTCCGCAACAGCAGCGTCTCAGTTCCCGCTGAGTCTGCGGCCGCCAACTGCGGCACCGATATATCATCAAGACCTCGTCTCCCGCATAAAGTCATGCACCCACAAGACCCATCTCCTCCAAATCCACGCCCACTTGATCCGCACTCACGACCTATCACCGTCTCACTCCTTGAAGCTCTACAACACCTTGATCAGGGCCTTCTCGATGTCCGATTCGCCCGAGGAAGGGTTCCGTCTCTACCGCGAGATCCGCCGCCGGGGCATTCAGGTGGACCCGGTGTCGTCCTCATTTGCCATCAAGTGCTGCGTAAAGTTTCAATATTTATTCGGCGGCGTGCAGGTCCATGGGAGGATTTTGACCGACGGCCACCACAGGGACGGCCTCCTGCTGGCCACCCTTATGAATCTTTACTCTGCTTGCAAGAGGTTTGAGGATGGCCGCAAGGTGTTCGATGAAATTCCCTGCAGAGACACCGTCTCATGGAACGTTCTGATCTCTTGTTATGTTCGCAACAAACGGACTCGTGATGCGTTGGAGCTGTTCGATCTCATGTTGAATGCGGACCTCGGGTGCAAACCAGACCACGTAACTTGCCTGCACCTCCTTCAGGCCTGCGCCAATTTAAATGCCCTTGAATTCGGCGAGAAGGTCCATAAGTATATAGAACAGAATGGGTTTGGTGGTGCAACGAATTTGTGCCACTCTCTCATATCGATGTATTCCCGTTGTGGGAACTTGGAGAAGGCCTATGAGGTATTTGCGGGAATGCAAGGCAAAATGAACGTGGTTTCCTGGTCCGCATGGATTTCTGGGCTGGCGATGAACGGATGTGGAAGGGATGCAATCGAGGCTTTCTTTGAGATGATCCGATCAGGTGTTCCCCCCGATGATCAGACCTTTACGGGTGTTCTATCTGCCTGCAGTCACAGTGGGTTAGTGGATGAGGGGATGATGCTGTTCGAGAAGATGAGCAGAGACTTCAACTTGCTGCCCAACATACATCACTACGGGTGTATGGTCCATCTTTTGGGCAGGGCAGGATTGCTCGATCAGGCCTACGAACTGATACTCTCTATGAGAGTCAGGCCGGACTCAACTATGTGGAGAACCTTACTCAATGCTTGCAGAATCCACGGTCATGTCTCCCTTGGGGAACGAGTGGTAGAGCACTTGATAGAGCTGAAGGCTCAGGAAGCAGGGGACTATGTTCTGTTGCTGAACATGTACTCTTCGGCCGGCAACTGGGACAAGGTGACGGAAGTTAGGCAGTTCATGAAGGAGAGAGGAATCCAGACAACTCCAGGTTCGAGCACGATCGAGTTCGCAGGAGTCGTGCACGAGTTCACTGTGGATGATATCTCTCATCCCAGGCATCCCGAAGTTTATGCTGCACTAGATGAGATTGGGCAGCAGCTGAGGATTGCTGGATATGTTCCTGAGATCTCGTCGGAACTGCATAATCTGAGTGTGGATGAGAAAGGGTATCATCTCTCTTACCACAGCGAGAAGTTGGCCATTGCTTTTGGAGTTCTCATGACTCCTCCTGGGAAAACAGTTAGGATAGCTAACAATGTCCGGATCTGTGTCGACTGCCACAACTTTGCAAAGGTGCTGTCGAGTGCTTACAACAGAGAAGTAGTGATTCGGGATCGGTCTAGGTTTCATCATTTCAGAGGAGGAGTTTGCTCCTGTGAGGACTATTGGTAG